The Geoalkalibacter subterraneus genome contains the following window.
AGCAAACCGCCCGCTTTGGCCCTGTGCCGAAGCAGGTAAGGGTGAAAGGGTGAGGTAAGAGCTCACCAGTGCCGGTGGTGACACCGGCAGCTCGGTAAACCCCATCGGGAGCAAGACCGAATAGGGGAGCGTTTGAGGGCGGCCCGTCCGAAGCTCCCGGGTCTGGTCGCTTGAGGCCGTCGGCAACGGCGGTCCTAGATGAATGATCACCGCCTCGCCCCGGGTAACCGGTACGGGGAACAGAACCCGGCTTACGGGCTTCTTCGGCCATTGTATTATTTTGCGCCGCCGATCCCTGGCGGAAGGGTGTTTTTATTGAATCCTGTCGATGTTCATACGCGTGATGCGCAGCTGTGGGAGTCCGGGCTTGCCGCGCTGCGGTCCGACTGGGCGTGTCTGGCGGATGAAGAGAAAAGCTGGATTGTCACACGCCTCGATGCTGTCGAGCGTTTGCAGCAGGGATTGCATCGGCTTTTCGTCGAGGGGGAGGGCGAGGAACATTGTCGAAAGTGCGGGGGGCTCTGCTGCGGCCACGGCAAGCATCACGTGACCCTGGTCAACCTGTTGTTTTTCATCTCCCGCAATAGCGATCCGCCATCTCCCGACTTCTCGGCTACCTGCCCCATGCTGGCGGCCGAAGGCTGCCGTCTCTCCCCCGGGACTCGTCCCTTCAACTGTGTCACCTTTGCCTGTGATTCCATCGAAGAAAACATGAGTTCGGATGCGCGCGCAGCCTTTTATGCCGCCGAGCGCTCCCTGCGCCACCTCTATGACGAGTTCGCGCAGCGCTATGCGGGCGCCGGCATGCGTGGCTTTCTGCTGGCCCGGGCGCGTCTTGACGGCGGCTCATCTCTGCAGCGTCTTGATATTTCCCCGGCGGATGCCGGTATCTGATCCCGAAGGAGGCTTCACTCCATGGACATTTCCTTTAATCGCGACAACGGTCCGGTCGATGAACTGATCCGGCAGCTCATGGACCAGGTGGGCGTGCACAATCCGGCTCTTATCCGCGAAATGATTCTCAGCGCTCTCAAGGCCGGCCATGAAATTGATTACCCCGCAGACCTCAAGCTGATGCGCACCACCATGAAAGAGATGCGCTATACCAGCAAAGTTTTTCGCCCCTACCGCAATCGACGCAAAGTGACCATTTTCGGTTCTGCCCGCACCGCGCCCGAAGAACCCATTTACCAGAAGTGCGTCAAATTCTCCCGCATGCTGGTCGAGCGCAACTACATGGTCATTACCGGCGGCGGGGGGGGAATCATGCATGCCGGAAACGAAGGCGCCGGGGCGGAAAACAGCTTTGCTGTCAATATCCGCCTGCCCTTCGAGCAGGAAACCAACCCGGTCATGTCCAAGGACGACAAGGTTCTGACCTACAAGTATTTTTTCAACCGCAAGGTGGCTTTCCTCAAGGAGGCCAATGCAGTGGCCCTTTTTCCGGGGGGATTCGGCACCCTGGATGAGGCGATGGAGACCCTGACGCTGATTCAGACCGGTAAGAATCCGCCCGTGCCGCTGGTGCTCATCGATGGTGACGCCGGCGACTATTGGGGGCCCTGGTTCGAATTCGTGAAGAAGACCCTTTATGCCAAGGGGATGATTTCGGGCGAGGATTTCTCCCTGTTCACCATCACCTCCGATCCCGAGGAGGCCGTGCAGGTGATCGATGACTTCTACCGGATTTACCACTCCAGCCGTTTTATCGGCAATACGCTGGTGATCCGCCTCAACCGGAATCTGAGTGAAGACGATGTCAGGACGCTGGGCGAGGAGTTCGGTGAAATTATTCAGCCCGGCGGACATCTGCAACTTGGCGCGGCGTTCCCCGAAGAGCAGGACGAACCCGACCTGTTTCACCTGCCGCGCTTGAGCTTTGCTTTCAGTCAGCGCAATTTCGGATTGCTCAAGGCGTTTATCCGGCGTATCAACTCCTTCTGAGCTGCGCTTGACAGCAGGCGGGGGGCTGGTAGCTTTATGAAATCCATTACTTGAATGCTTCTTCCCTGAGAGATGATTGTGCCCCCCTTGCCGGCACGATCAAGCCGAACACGAAGGAGAACCCTATGAAACGCTTGCTCGTCTTTGTTCTGGTGTTGTTTTTTCTGCCGGGATGCCAATCCGAATCGGATCAGAAAGGTGAGGGCGCATCTGGTCCGACAAGGTTTGTGACCATCGGCACCGGTGGCGTCACCGGTGTGTATTATCCTGTCGGCGGTGCCATCAGCAAGCTGGTCAACCAGAAGCGCGATCAGTACAACGTGCGTACTACGGTGGAATCCACCGGCGGTTCGGTGTTCAATGTCAATGCATTGATGAACGGCGACATTGAACTCGGCGTGGTTCAGTCCGACCTTCAGTACCAGGCCTTCAAGGGTCTTGGCGAATGGGAAGGGCGCCCGCAACAGAAGCTTCGCGCCATGTTTGCCCTGCATCCGGAGGCCGTGACTATCCTGGCTGCTGCTGACGCCGGGATTGATAGCGTTGAGGATCTCAAAGGCAAGATCGTCAACATCGGCGCCCCCGGCACCGGCCAACGCGTCAATGCCCTCGACCTGTTTGCTGTGGCGGGTATCAATCCCGATACCGATCTCAGGGCTGAGGGGATCAAGCCGGCCGAAGCCGCCGGAATGCTTCAGGACGGCCGCATCGATGCCTACTTTTATACGGTGGGCCACCCCAACGGCTCCATTAAGGAGGCGGCCGCCGGTACCCGCAAGGTTAAATTCGTGCCGGTGAGTGAGCGCTATGTGCGCGACCTGGTCGAAAAGCTGCCTTTCTATGCGCCTGCCGATATTCCGGTTGAACCCTACCCCGGCGTTGCCAATGAAGCGCCGGTTCCCACCTACGGTGTCAAAGCGACCATCTGCACCTCAACCGATGTGCCGGAAGATCTGATTTATCTGCTGACCCGCGAAGTCTTTGAAAATCTGGACAATCTCACGACCCTGCATCCGGCTCTGGCCGGCCTGACGCAGGAGAACATGCTCCAGGGCCTTTCCGCGCCGCTGCATCCGGGCGCTGAAAAATACTTTCGGGAGGTAGGCCTGATCGAATAAGGTCTACAGCGGTTTTTCAGCACCCAATCGATACTGGGTACCTTCTTCGACGGCAGGGGGCAGTACATGGTGCATCAGGATAAGACCGTCTCGGATGAGGGCCTTGCGGCCGCTCAGCGGCTCAAGGAAGAGGAAGAGCTCGGACTGCGCCGCCCGCAGGGGCCGATGCGTTATACAGTGCCGGTGATTGCACTGTGCTGGTCGCTTTTTCAGCTCTCACTATCCAGCTGGTTGTTGCTCGATTCGACCTATATCCGTTCCATTCACCTCGCCTTTGGCCTGGCCATTGTCTTTCTGTCCTACCCTACACTCAAGCGCGATGTGACCATTCCAGGTCTGCGCTGGCTGGGGGAAAAGCACACCATCCCCTGGCCCGATCTGATCATCGCTCTGCTGGCAGCCGGTGCCGCGCTCTATATCGTTCTTGATTACGAGGGGATCGCCAACCGTGTCGGGCGCCCCAATACGCGCGACCTGGCCGTTGGTATTTTCCTGGTGCTGACCCTACTCGAGGCGGCGCGCCGGGTGATCGGCCCCGCTCTGCCAGTAATTGCCATCGTATTCACCTGCTATGCGTTTTTCGGTCCCTATATGCCGGATTTTCTGGCATTCAAGGGGGTAAGCCTCGATCGCTACATCAGTCAGATCGCCCTGACCACCGAGGGGATCTTCGGGATTCCCATCGGGGTTTCGGCCCGCATTGTCTTTCTCTTCGTGCTGCTCGGTTCCATGCTCGACAAGGCGGGAGCGGGTAAGTTTTTCATCGATCTGTCGATGTCGCTTCTGGGGCGTTTTAAAGGGGGACCGGCCAAGGCCGCGGTGCTGGCAAGCGGTATGACAGGTATGGTGTCCGGCTCCTCCATTGCCAATGTGGTGACGACCGGAACGTTTACCATCCCGCTGATGAAAAAGGTCGGCTACCCACCCAAGAAGGCGGCGGCCATCGAAGTGGCGGTCTCCACCAACGGCCAGTTGATGCCGCCGATCATGGGCGCTGCGGCCTTCATTATCGCCGAGTATGTCAACGTGGCGTATATCGAGGTCATCAAGGCGGCGGCCGTTCCGGCTTTCGCTTCCTATTTCGCGCTTTTCTATATCACCCACCTCGAAGCGTCCAAGCTCGGCATGAAGGGGCTGAGCAAGGTCGACCTGCCGCAGTTCTTTCAGGTGCTGCGCAACGGCCTGCACTACCTGGTGCCGATTTTTCTGCTGCTGTACGAGTTGATCATCCCGCGCCACTCTCCCGATCTGGCGGCCTACCGCGCAATCCTCGTGCTGGCGGTGATCATGGTGTTTCAGCATCCCATCAAGGCGCGCATCTGGGGCGGCGACATGGGCGAGGCCTGGCGGCAGGGCTTCTTCGATATTGTCAACGGCATGATCGCCGGTGCGCGCAACATGGTGAGCGTGGCGGTAGCCACTGCTGCTGCGGGGATCATCGTCGGGGTGGTGACCATGGGGCTCGGCGGACTGATCACCAACATCATCGACACCCTGAGTCAGGGCAATATCTTCCTGATGCTGGTGATTACCGCTCTCGCCAGCCTGATTCTCGGCATGGGGCTTCCGACCACGGCCAATTATATTGTCATGGCCTCGCTGACGGCCCCGGCGCTGGTCACCATCGCCCACGGGCAGGGCTTTGTCGTGCCGCTGATCGCCGCCCATCTGTTCGTCTTCTATTTCGGGATTCTGGCCGACGATACGCCGCCGGTGGGCCTTGCGGCCTATGCGGCAAGTGCTATTGCCCGATCCGACCCCATCCCGACCGGCATTCAGGGTTTCATGTACGATATCCGCACCGCGGTGCTGCCGTTCATGTTCATCTTCAACACCGACATGCTGCTGATCGGGATCGACAGCTTTCCGCTGGCCATCTATATCTTCTTTATGACCTGTATCGGCGCATTTGCCTTCGCCGCGGCGACCCAGGGCTGGTTCCTGATCCGTTTGCGCTGGTATGAACTGTTGCTGCTGCTCGGGGTGGCGGCCATAATGTTTCGTCCGGGATTTTTCGCTCATTATGTCGGCATCGACAACCATTATCTGAGTTATCTCGTGGGGCTGGCTCTCTACCTGGGAGTCATGGCTCTGCAGGAGCTGCGCGGCGGCAATACACCGCACAGCGCCTGAGCCGTCGGGAGGCGCGTCATGATTCCTCGATACCGCACCATCGTCTATGCCACCGACCTGTCGGACAACGCCGCCCATGCTTTCCGGCACGCAGTGAGCCTGGCCCGCTCACATGAGGGAGTCATTCACATTCTGCATGTCCTTCCGGAAGTGGAGTCGGCGGTGATGAACTATGTCTCGACCGTGATCGGGCCGGACCAGCTCGCCGATATGGAGCTGGGACACAAGGATGAGGTGCGCAGACTGATTCAGCAGCGGTTGAAGCAGTTTGCCGAAGACGAATTGAAGGATCATCCCGAAGATCTCGCCCGGGTCACCGAAATTCATGTGCGGCACGGGCAGGCGGTGGGGACGATTCTCACCCTGGCGCGCGAACTCGACGCTGACCTGATTGTCATGGGAACCCACGGTAAAGGTCGGCTGCATTACACTTTTCTTGGAAGCGTCGCGGAAAAAGTGCTGCACCGGGCCAAGCGCCCGGTACTGGCAGTTCCGCTTTTGCCCTGATTTCTTCTTTTCATGACACCCTCTGTGTTTTAACTGGCCGGTTGAGAAACCGGGCATTTGGCATTTAAAGACTTGCCGAGGACGGTATCCTCAGCTTGACTTTATTTCTCCTGCTCACCTAACATAACGCTCAAATTACTGGACCTTTTAACCTGTGAGCGGTATGTATCTCGATTATTTCGGCCTCAAAGAGGCTCCTTTCTCCATCGCCCCCGATCCCCGCTACCTGTTCATGAGCGAACGTCATCGCGAGGCGCTGGCTCATCTGGTTTACGGGATTCGCGGCGAAGGTGCGTTCGTGCTGCTGACCGGCGAGGTCGGAACCGGCAAAACCACGGTGTGCCGCTGCCTGCTGGAGCAGCTCCCCGAGGATTGCGAATCCGCCTTTATTCTGAATCCCCGCGTCACTACCAGCGAACTGCTGGCCACCCTGTGCGACGAACTGCAGATCAGCTATCCGGACGGCAATCAGAGCAACAAGGTTTTTATCGACCGCATCAATGCCCGCCTGCTTGAGAACCATGCCGCCGGTCGACAGACGGTGCTGATTATTGACGAAGCGCAGAATCTCGATTTCGATGTTCTGGAACAGCTGCGCCTGCTCACCAACCTGGAAACCAACCAGCGCAAGCTGCTGCAGATTATCTTGTTGGGGCAGCCTGAATTTCTGGAAATGCTCGAGCAGCCCCGGCTGCGTCAGCTGGCGCAGCGTATCAGCGCCCGCTATCATTTGACCCCACTGACCTATGACGAAATGGTTGGCTACGTGCATCACCGCCTGCGGGTGGCGGGGCTGCCCCGCGGCGGCCTTGATCTCTTTCCGCCGCCGATTCTGCGGCGTCTGCATCGCTTGAGCGGGGGAATTCCCCGCCTGGTGAACCTGTTATGCGACCGGGCGCTGCTGGGGGTCTATGCCCGGGAACGATCCCGGGTCGATCGCGGAATCCTTTCGCAGGCGGCACGTGAAATTTTCGGAGGGGAAGTTCGCCAGGCCGGAAAGCGTGCCGTTCGGGCGACTGTCTTCGCGTTGCTGTTTGTGGCCATCGCAGGCGCGGGGGTTTATTTTTTAAAATCCTGGTGGGTCGCAGAACCTTCCAGCTCTGTCGCTTCCGTTGAGAACCGGGATGCTCCTGAACCGGAGAAAAAACCTGTTGATGAGAGGCATCAGGCCCAGAAACAGGCCGGATTCTCTCCTCTGGTCGTTCCTGAAGTTCGTGGTGATCTTGAAGCTTTTGAACGGTTGTTTGCCGCCTGGGGCCTGCCCGGCGTATCGGTCGACGAGAGCAGGGCTTGTGAAACGGCCGCGCTGCACGGCCTCAGCTGCTTGCGCGATCGCGGCACCCTGCATGCCCTGGCGCGACTGGATCGTCCGGCGGTTCTGACTCTTTATGGCGATGATGGCGAAACTTTCTACGCAGCGCTGGTCGAACTGGGTGAGAATTGGGCCGTTGTGGATGTGGCGGGGGAACCCGTCAAGGTGGGGCTGCCGGCATTGGAGCGGCGCTGGCTTGGAGAATTCACTCTGTTCTGGCGACCACCGCCCGGCTACCGCGGCAATCTGCGCCCCGGAGATGAGGATCCGTTCGTCTCCTGGCTTGATGCAGGGCTCTCCGCGGCAGAAGGGCAGGCACCTGTTCTGGAGGGGGGCACTCGCTATAATGACCGGTTGGAGCGCAGCGTCAAGCGTTTTCAGCTGTCACGCGGGCTTGACCCTGACGGGATTATCGGCAGCAAGACCCTGATTCAACTCAATTCCGCACTGGGCGGATCAGAGCCGCGGCTCAAGGTGGAGGGACACTGAACACCATGTCGTTTATTCTTGATGCGCTGCGAAAATCAGATAAGAAAAGGCCGCAAGGGCAGGCCCCCGATCTGAGTACCGAGCATTTTGTCGCACAGCCTCGCTCCTCCCGGCGGGGATTGTTGATCCTCGGGATCGTCGTGTTTGTGCTCGTGCTCAATGGCGCGATATGGCTGTGGTGGGCGTCCAGACCCTCCATGCCGCCCCAATCCCCTGCGCCGACTGAAGCGGAGGTTGCGAAAGAGCCTGAACCGGTCGTTGCCCCCCCTCACTCGGGTACTGTAAAACCGCAAACCTCTGCAGACGTTGTCTCGCCGCCTGCAGCCGGTTCGCTTCCGGTTGCTGAAACACCGCCTGCCGTTCCTGTCGTCCCGCAGGAGACGGTAGGCCGGACATTGATCGTTGCCGACCGGGAAAAATCGGACACACGTTCCGCAGAGATTTCCGTACCTGCAGCCGCTGAGGATACCGGGCCTGCGGAACTGAACGTCGAGCCAACCGAACCACTTGCGGAGCCGGTTGTCCCGCCGGCGACTCCCGCCGAGACCTTTTTGGATGAAGCACCGGCAGAGTTCGATGAAGCTGAAGAACCTGGGGGCGTGCTCGCTCTGCGGGATCTGCCGTCTTCGATTCGTTCCGGTCTGCCTGCCTTCTCATTCTCGCTGCATTATTACACGGCTGAACCCACCCAGCGTATGGTGCGCATCAACGGCCGGATGCTGCGCGAAGGGCAGCTGCTGCAGGACGATCTGCTGCTGGAGGAGATTACGCCGGCCGGTGCGATCTTCAGCCACCGGGACCTGCGCTTCGAAGTGGTGCGCTATTGATTCGGCCGGGTTGGAGTCTTCGTCTGTTCGATGCTTTGGTGGCCCGCAGGTTTCAGTGGTGGACGCCTCCCCGCCGGGTTGCGGCTCTGCTGCCCCCGTTGCTCTTGATGGCGGCGATTTTCTTTGTATCCTCCCTGCCGTCCGCGCCCCGCTCCGAGGCGGCCAACCCCTTTGATTATGTGCCGCCAGCTCTGAACAACCTGCTGCATATCCCCGCCTTCGGCCTGTTGACCCTGCTGTGGCTGCGCGGGGTTGAGGCGCTCGGCTGTGGTCCGCGGGCCCGTTATTTCTGCGCACCTGCCATTTCGTTTCTGTTCGGCGTGTTCGACGAATGGCATCAGTTGTCCGTGCCGGGCCGGTATGGCTCGATCCTGGATGTCGGATTCAACCTCATCGGCATTCTTCTCACTCTAAGCCTCTGCGCCTGGGCTGAACGTCGCCGCGGCGCTCCGTCTTCGAACTGACAAGAGGTCTTCATCCTCCTTCTGGAGAATTTCATAATGGTCTTCCTTTTTGCTCATCCTCCTCAGCTTACATCGATCAGGGATCTTCTGGCTCGTTGCGGCTTGCCGCATGATGACCTGAATCCGGATAATATCGTTCATTTTCTCACCTGCCGAACCGACGGCATGCTGGCCGGCGCGACGGGGATGGAGATCCTTGGCGAGGAGGCCGTTCTGCGCCCACCGGCGGTGGAGGCTGATATGCGCGGACGCGGCATTGCCTCTCTGCTGCTGGTGCGCATCGAGAGGTTTGCCGCCTTGGGGGGGGCAAGGCGTTTTTTCGCGCCCAGCGGTCCCAACGACGACTACCTTCTGCAGCGTGGCTATCGTCGGGTGGAAGGGGAAGAAATCCCCGAAGAAGTGCGCCGTCATGCTGTTTTTTGCGGCGTCGGAGATTCCGGGGCGTCGGCTTTGACCAAGAACCTGGTTGCGACCAAGATGCCCGCTGCCAAAAAAGCCGCCCTCGCATCTGATCGTCAGTAACTGCAGACCGGTCAAAGCAGCTTGAAATTGCGCTCGCGCTGCGTTTTGTTATACTTCATGCGCTGAATGTTGCGACGCCATCACTTTTGACCGGGATGTGTTCTGATATGCCTTTTTCCGCCCAACTTGACCCGGCGTGGATCGATGCTCTGTACCAACGCTGGTTGCGGGATCCCTCCAGTGTCGGTTCCGACTGGCATGGTTTTTTTGAAGGGTTTGACCTGGGCAACGAATCGCCTTCCTGCCCCCAAACCTGTGTCGATCCCGAATTTGCCCTGAAGCAGTCCGGCGTTCAGTCGCTGATCTACCGATATCGCGATATCGGGCACCTGCTCGCCTGTACCGACCCCCTCGAACCCTGCCCCCTCAATCACCCGCTGCTCGATCTGAGTGTTTTCGGCCTGTCGGAAGCCGATCTCGACACGGTGTTCCATACCCGTCGATTCGTCAAGGAGCACGCCACCCTGCGGGAGATTGTCGCTGTGATGCGCGAGACCTACTGCGGCGCCATCGGGGTGGAATTCATGCACATCCAGGACCCCGAGCAGCGCCAGTGGCTCAAGGACCGCATGGAGGGGACGCGCAACCGCACCGAATTTTCGGAGCAGCACAAATGGCTGATTCTGCAGCAGCTGCAGGAAGCCGCCCTGTTCGAAGCGTTTCTCCATCGCAAATTCCTGGGGCAGAAGCGCTTTTCGCTGGAAGGTGCCGAAACGCTGATTCCAGTCCTGCACGATATTGTCACCGCGTCCAATCAGCGCGAGATCAAGGACCTGGTTCTGGGGATGGCCCATCGCGGACGGCTCAACGTCCTGGCCAACATCTTCCACAAACCGCTGGAAAACATCTTTGCCGAGTTCAAGGACAACCTCGAGTACGCCTTTGTCGGAGAAGGCGACGTCAAATATCACAAGGGATTCTCCCGTGACGTCGCGCCGCTTGGGCGTCACGGAATTCATCTGTCGATGGC
Protein-coding sequences here:
- a CDS encoding LOG family protein — its product is MDISFNRDNGPVDELIRQLMDQVGVHNPALIREMILSALKAGHEIDYPADLKLMRTTMKEMRYTSKVFRPYRNRRKVTIFGSARTAPEEPIYQKCVKFSRMLVERNYMVITGGGGGIMHAGNEGAGAENSFAVNIRLPFEQETNPVMSKDDKVLTYKYFFNRKVAFLKEANAVALFPGGFGTLDEAMETLTLIQTGKNPPVPLVLIDGDAGDYWGPWFEFVKKTLYAKGMISGEDFSLFTITSDPEEAVQVIDDFYRIYHSSRFIGNTLVIRLNRNLSEDDVRTLGEEFGEIIQPGGHLQLGAAFPEEQDEPDLFHLPRLSFAFSQRNFGLLKAFIRRINSF
- a CDS encoding TAXI family TRAP transporter solute-binding subunit, whose translation is MKRLLVFVLVLFFLPGCQSESDQKGEGASGPTRFVTIGTGGVTGVYYPVGGAISKLVNQKRDQYNVRTTVESTGGSVFNVNALMNGDIELGVVQSDLQYQAFKGLGEWEGRPQQKLRAMFALHPEAVTILAAADAGIDSVEDLKGKIVNIGAPGTGQRVNALDLFAVAGINPDTDLRAEGIKPAEAAGMLQDGRIDAYFYTVGHPNGSIKEAAAGTRKVKFVPVSERYVRDLVEKLPFYAPADIPVEPYPGVANEAPVPTYGVKATICTSTDVPEDLIYLLTREVFENLDNLTTLHPALAGLTQENMLQGLSAPLHPGAEKYFREVGLIE
- a CDS encoding TRAP transporter permease; translation: MVHQDKTVSDEGLAAAQRLKEEEELGLRRPQGPMRYTVPVIALCWSLFQLSLSSWLLLDSTYIRSIHLAFGLAIVFLSYPTLKRDVTIPGLRWLGEKHTIPWPDLIIALLAAGAALYIVLDYEGIANRVGRPNTRDLAVGIFLVLTLLEAARRVIGPALPVIAIVFTCYAFFGPYMPDFLAFKGVSLDRYISQIALTTEGIFGIPIGVSARIVFLFVLLGSMLDKAGAGKFFIDLSMSLLGRFKGGPAKAAVLASGMTGMVSGSSIANVVTTGTFTIPLMKKVGYPPKKAAAIEVAVSTNGQLMPPIMGAAAFIIAEYVNVAYIEVIKAAAVPAFASYFALFYITHLEASKLGMKGLSKVDLPQFFQVLRNGLHYLVPIFLLLYELIIPRHSPDLAAYRAILVLAVIMVFQHPIKARIWGGDMGEAWRQGFFDIVNGMIAGARNMVSVAVATAAAGIIVGVVTMGLGGLITNIIDTLSQGNIFLMLVITALASLILGMGLPTTANYIVMASLTAPALVTIAHGQGFVVPLIAAHLFVFYFGILADDTPPVGLAAYAASAIARSDPIPTGIQGFMYDIRTAVLPFMFIFNTDMLLIGIDSFPLAIYIFFMTCIGAFAFAAATQGWFLIRLRWYELLLLLGVAAIMFRPGFFAHYVGIDNHYLSYLVGLALYLGVMALQELRGGNTPHSA
- a CDS encoding universal stress protein, which gives rise to MIPRYRTIVYATDLSDNAAHAFRHAVSLARSHEGVIHILHVLPEVESAVMNYVSTVIGPDQLADMELGHKDEVRRLIQQRLKQFAEDELKDHPEDLARVTEIHVRHGQAVGTILTLARELDADLIVMGTHGKGRLHYTFLGSVAEKVLHRAKRPVLAVPLLP
- a CDS encoding ExeA family protein, translated to MYLDYFGLKEAPFSIAPDPRYLFMSERHREALAHLVYGIRGEGAFVLLTGEVGTGKTTVCRCLLEQLPEDCESAFILNPRVTTSELLATLCDELQISYPDGNQSNKVFIDRINARLLENHAAGRQTVLIIDEAQNLDFDVLEQLRLLTNLETNQRKLLQIILLGQPEFLEMLEQPRLRQLAQRISARYHLTPLTYDEMVGYVHHRLRVAGLPRGGLDLFPPPILRRLHRLSGGIPRLVNLLCDRALLGVYARERSRVDRGILSQAAREIFGGEVRQAGKRAVRATVFALLFVAIAGAGVYFLKSWWVAEPSSSVASVENRDAPEPEKKPVDERHQAQKQAGFSPLVVPEVRGDLEAFERLFAAWGLPGVSVDESRACETAALHGLSCLRDRGTLHALARLDRPAVLTLYGDDGETFYAALVELGENWAVVDVAGEPVKVGLPALERRWLGEFTLFWRPPPGYRGNLRPGDEDPFVSWLDAGLSAAEGQAPVLEGGTRYNDRLERSVKRFQLSRGLDPDGIIGSKTLIQLNSALGGSEPRLKVEGH
- a CDS encoding general secretion pathway protein GspB, whose translation is MSFILDALRKSDKKRPQGQAPDLSTEHFVAQPRSSRRGLLILGIVVFVLVLNGAIWLWWASRPSMPPQSPAPTEAEVAKEPEPVVAPPHSGTVKPQTSADVVSPPAAGSLPVAETPPAVPVVPQETVGRTLIVADREKSDTRSAEISVPAAAEDTGPAELNVEPTEPLAEPVVPPATPAETFLDEAPAEFDEAEEPGGVLALRDLPSSIRSGLPAFSFSLHYYTAEPTQRMVRINGRMLREGQLLQDDLLLEEITPAGAIFSHRDLRFEVVRY
- a CDS encoding VanZ family protein codes for the protein MARRFQWWTPPRRVAALLPPLLLMAAIFFVSSLPSAPRSEAANPFDYVPPALNNLLHIPAFGLLTLLWLRGVEALGCGPRARYFCAPAISFLFGVFDEWHQLSVPGRYGSILDVGFNLIGILLTLSLCAWAERRRGAPSSN
- a CDS encoding GNAT family N-acetyltransferase → MVFLFAHPPQLTSIRDLLARCGLPHDDLNPDNIVHFLTCRTDGMLAGATGMEILGEEAVLRPPAVEADMRGRGIASLLLVRIERFAALGGARRFFAPSGPNDDYLLQRGYRRVEGEEIPEEVRRHAVFCGVGDSGASALTKNLVATKMPAAKKAALASDRQ